Proteins encoded within one genomic window of Kibdelosporangium phytohabitans:
- a CDS encoding MFS transporter: MKSSTSSPFKQPKAVFAVAFACVVSFMGIGLVDPILPAISADLNATPSQVTLLFTSYLVITAVAMLITGWVSSRIGAKKTLITGLAIIVVFSALAGASDSIGGIVGFRAGWGVGNALFIATSLAVIVASATSGFVGAIILYETALGLGIAVGPLLGGLLGEVSWRGPFFGVAALMAIALIATVVLVEPLPKPAQRTSITAPLKALRHRGLLILSLTALCYNWAFFTVLGYAPFPMHLGAIELGFVFFGWGALVAIFSVFGAPRLQRRFGIARTLYLNLALFALVVLGIAIWTDSTATLVALVIVAGVFIGVNNTVTTQAVMTVAPVERPIASAAYGFVRFIGGGLAPFAAGKLVEATNVHVPFYIAAGALVIGIGVLSLARKELAEAERVQAEDGAEAAPVAPGNAIVAAIDDSPTADAVVDAAVKLATLHNRTVHVIHVQEQAATVSEDPQAADALIREQVARVKGTVGQVLTGATDHGEVGRLIADYAGKLGAKAIVVGAPRHGGLPALMDNSVSQELWRHAKAHILIVNPALNVSNDLAPLGRA, from the coding sequence ATGAAATCCAGTACCAGCAGTCCGTTCAAGCAGCCGAAGGCCGTGTTCGCGGTCGCCTTCGCGTGCGTCGTGTCGTTCATGGGCATCGGGTTGGTCGACCCGATCCTGCCCGCGATCTCCGCGGACCTGAACGCCACCCCCAGCCAGGTGACCCTGCTGTTCACCAGCTACCTGGTGATCACCGCGGTCGCGATGCTGATCACCGGCTGGGTGTCCAGCCGGATCGGCGCGAAGAAGACGCTGATCACCGGTCTGGCGATCATCGTGGTGTTCAGCGCGCTGGCGGGCGCGTCGGACAGCATCGGCGGGATCGTCGGCTTCCGCGCCGGCTGGGGCGTGGGCAACGCCCTGTTCATCGCGACATCGCTCGCGGTCATCGTGGCATCGGCGACCAGCGGGTTCGTCGGCGCGATCATCCTGTACGAGACCGCACTGGGCCTGGGCATCGCGGTCGGGCCGCTGCTGGGCGGGCTGCTCGGTGAGGTCAGCTGGCGCGGGCCGTTCTTCGGCGTGGCCGCGCTGATGGCGATCGCGCTGATCGCGACCGTCGTACTGGTCGAGCCGCTACCGAAACCAGCACAGCGGACATCCATCACAGCGCCGCTGAAAGCGTTGCGGCACCGGGGTTTGCTGATTCTGTCGCTGACCGCGCTCTGCTACAACTGGGCGTTCTTCACCGTGCTGGGTTATGCGCCGTTCCCGATGCACCTCGGGGCGATCGAGCTCGGTTTCGTGTTCTTCGGCTGGGGCGCGCTGGTCGCGATCTTCTCGGTGTTCGGAGCTCCCCGGCTGCAGCGCAGGTTCGGCATCGCCCGCACGCTGTACCTCAACCTGGCCCTGTTCGCGCTGGTCGTCCTGGGTATCGCGATCTGGACCGACTCCACGGCGACGCTCGTGGCGCTGGTGATCGTCGCCGGGGTGTTCATCGGCGTCAACAACACCGTGACCACCCAGGCCGTGATGACGGTCGCGCCGGTCGAACGGCCGATCGCGTCCGCGGCGTACGGCTTCGTGCGGTTCATCGGCGGCGGCCTCGCGCCGTTCGCGGCGGGCAAACTGGTCGAGGCCACCAACGTGCACGTGCCGTTCTACATCGCGGCAGGCGCACTGGTCATCGGCATCGGCGTCCTTTCGTTGGCCCGCAAGGAACTCGCTGAGGCCGAGCGGGTGCAGGCCGAGGACGGCGCGGAAGCCGCGCCCGTGGCACCGGGCAACGCCATCGTGGCCGCGATCGACGACTCCCCCACGGCCGACGCAGTGGTCGACGCCGCCGTGAAACTGGCGACGCTGCACAACCGGACTGTCCACGTGATCCACGTCCAGGAGCAGGCTGCGACTGTCAGCGAGGACCCGCAGGCGGCCGACGCGTTGATCCGTGAGCAGGTCGCCAGGGTGAAAGGCACAGTCGGCCAGGTGCTGACCGGCGCGACGGACCACGGCGAGGTCGGGCGCCTGATCGCCGACTACGCCGGCAAGCTCGGCGCCAAGGCCATCGTGGTCGGCGCGCCACGGCACGGCGGGCTGCCCGCGTTGATGGACAACAGCGTCAGCCAGGAGCTCTGGCGCCACGCCAAGGCGCACATCCTGATCGTCAACCCAGCCCTCAATGTGTCCAATGACCTCGCTCCGCTCGGCAGGGCTTGA
- a CDS encoding MarR family winged helix-turn-helix transcriptional regulator translates to MTLPAAELVLAIESVTRLMKQLSQGTGMSITAAAVLSTLDRLGPRRLTELAVSENVSQPAMTQLISRLGDAGLVERVTDDADRRAIQLHVTDAGRAQLAYRRQVKTERLDELLSGLDPKHHEALAAAVPAINALTDHAGALT, encoded by the coding sequence GTGACTCTTCCCGCCGCCGAACTCGTGCTGGCGATCGAGAGCGTGACCCGGCTGATGAAGCAGCTCAGCCAAGGCACGGGCATGTCGATCACAGCCGCCGCCGTGCTGTCCACCCTCGACCGGCTCGGGCCGCGCAGGCTGACCGAGCTCGCGGTCTCGGAGAACGTGTCCCAGCCCGCGATGACCCAGTTGATCTCGCGGCTGGGCGACGCCGGGCTCGTCGAACGCGTGACCGACGACGCCGACCGCCGCGCCATCCAGCTGCACGTCACCGACGCGGGACGCGCCCAGCTCGCCTACCGCAGACAGGTCAAGACCGAGCGGCTCGATGAGCTGCTGAGCGGGCTCGACCCGAAACACCACGAAGCGTTGGCCGCCGCGGTCCCCGCGATCAACGCACTGACCGACCACGCCGGGGCCCTGACATGA
- a CDS encoding class I SAM-dependent methyltransferase: MRSFDELVAEADAAPTEGWDFSWFEGRATEARPSWRYQRSMGDRMAVARAALDIQTGGGEVLAGVPERPPVCVATEAWPPNVAKATALLHPLGTAVVADPEEPPLPFADGAFDLVVSRHPVKPYFGEIARVLRPGGTYFAQHVGPASVFELVEYFLGPLPDETRNGRHPDLERADAEAAGLQVVDVRTERLRMEFFDVGAVVYFLRKVIWMVPGFTSAAYLPRLRELHERIAAGGPFVAHSSRTLFEARKA; encoded by the coding sequence ATGCGGTCGTTTGACGAACTGGTGGCCGAGGCCGACGCTGCGCCGACCGAAGGCTGGGACTTCTCGTGGTTCGAAGGCCGGGCGACCGAAGCCCGGCCTTCGTGGCGCTACCAGCGGTCCATGGGCGACCGGATGGCCGTCGCGAGGGCCGCGCTGGACATCCAGACCGGCGGTGGTGAAGTCCTCGCCGGCGTCCCGGAACGCCCGCCGGTGTGCGTGGCCACGGAAGCGTGGCCGCCCAATGTGGCCAAAGCGACCGCGTTGCTGCACCCGTTGGGAACGGCCGTTGTCGCCGATCCCGAGGAACCGCCGCTGCCCTTTGCGGACGGTGCGTTCGACCTCGTGGTCAGCAGGCACCCGGTGAAGCCGTACTTCGGTGAGATCGCACGGGTGCTGCGGCCAGGCGGCACGTACTTCGCCCAGCACGTCGGCCCGGCCAGTGTGTTCGAGCTGGTCGAGTATTTCCTCGGCCCGTTGCCGGACGAGACGCGCAACGGCCGTCATCCGGACCTGGAACGCGCTGACGCCGAGGCGGCGGGGTTGCAGGTCGTCGACGTGCGCACCGAGCGGCTGCGGATGGAGTTCTTCGACGTCGGCGCGGTCGTGTACTTCCTGCGCAAGGTGATCTGGATGGTGCCGGGCTTCACTTCGGCCGCGTACCTGCCGCGGTTGCGTGAGTTGCATGAGCGGATCGCCGCCGGCGGCCCGTTCGTCGCGCACAGCAGCCGGACGTTGTTCGAGGCCCGTAAGGCCTGA
- the pssA gene encoding CDP-diacylglycerol--serine O-phosphatidyltransferase, with protein MAARTAPGVRLLPNAITVLAMCAGLSAVQFALHGNYEAVLASIFAAAILDSLDGRIARLLDATSKMGAELDSLSDAIAFGVAPALVLYQWKLGEDANRLGWIFALVFAVCMILRLARFNTLLDDTNQPPYAKEFFVGVPAPAGGMLALLPMIVWLEFDRAEGWWTDQRVVMVWAVAVAALLISRIPTLSVKTVRVPPRMVVPVLVSVTALAAAVVTYPIAALGIFLIVYLLHIPYAVRRKHWLAHHPEAWDVPPRERRAIRSQARRLGLRPPLRRRVAGVARRVRIGGRRPDENEQLHPGWQSYQPPEQQPRVLGPTPKRRSWRRIGLRRQPRPPRDR; from the coding sequence ATGGCGGCGCGTACCGCCCCAGGAGTTCGACTACTGCCCAACGCGATCACCGTCCTCGCCATGTGCGCGGGCTTGTCGGCCGTGCAGTTCGCGCTGCACGGCAACTACGAGGCCGTGCTCGCCTCGATCTTCGCCGCGGCCATCCTGGACAGCCTGGACGGCCGGATCGCCCGCCTGCTGGACGCCACCAGCAAGATGGGCGCGGAGCTGGACTCGCTCTCGGACGCGATCGCGTTCGGCGTCGCGCCCGCTCTCGTGCTGTACCAATGGAAACTCGGCGAGGACGCCAACCGTCTCGGGTGGATCTTCGCGCTGGTGTTCGCGGTCTGCATGATCCTTCGGCTGGCGCGCTTCAACACCCTGCTCGACGACACCAACCAGCCGCCGTACGCCAAGGAGTTCTTCGTCGGCGTGCCCGCGCCCGCCGGTGGCATGCTCGCGTTGCTGCCGATGATCGTGTGGCTGGAGTTCGACCGCGCCGAGGGCTGGTGGACCGACCAGCGCGTGGTGATGGTGTGGGCGGTCGCGGTGGCCGCCCTGCTGATCAGCCGGATCCCCACGCTGTCGGTGAAGACCGTGCGGGTGCCGCCGCGGATGGTCGTGCCGGTCCTGGTGAGCGTCACGGCGCTGGCCGCGGCCGTTGTCACGTACCCGATCGCGGCGCTGGGCATCTTCCTGATCGTCTACTTGCTGCACATCCCGTACGCGGTGCGCCGCAAGCACTGGCTGGCCCACCACCCCGAGGCGTGGGACGTGCCGCCGCGTGAGCGCAGGGCGATCCGCAGCCAGGCACGCAGGCTGGGCCTGCGGCCGCCGCTGCGCCGCCGTGTGGCGGGTGTCGCGCGTCGTGTCCGCATCGGTGGTCGCAGGCCGGACGAGAACGAGCAGTTGCACCCGGGTTGGCAGTCGTACCAGCCGCCTGAGCAGCAACCGCGTGTGCTGGGGCCGACGCCGAAGCGGCGCAGCTGGCGCCGGATCGGGTTGCGCCGTCAGCCGCGGCCACCGCGTGACCGCTGA
- a CDS encoding phosphatidylserine decarboxylase, which yields MTSSPQRPVAHFVELARGIVPPMNPAGRPFVLAAAALTLVLRKVWRPLGVVGAVLTGWTAWFFREPKRVTPSRSGLAVAPADGTVSQVSEVVAPPELGLGDAPMLRVSVFLSVFDVHVQRVPASGEVLRKIYHPGKFLSADLDKASEENERNTVLLRTEDGHQLVVVQIAGLVARRIVCHIDEGDKVAAGATYGLIRFGSRVDTYVPIGSRVLVEPGQRTIGGETVIAELGG from the coding sequence GTGACTTCTTCCCCGCAACGTCCCGTCGCCCATTTCGTCGAGCTGGCGCGCGGGATCGTGCCACCCATGAACCCGGCTGGCCGCCCGTTCGTGCTCGCCGCCGCCGCGCTCACGCTCGTGCTGCGCAAGGTCTGGCGGCCACTCGGCGTCGTCGGCGCGGTGCTCACCGGCTGGACGGCGTGGTTCTTCCGCGAGCCGAAACGGGTCACCCCGAGCCGCTCCGGACTCGCCGTCGCCCCGGCTGACGGCACGGTCTCGCAGGTCTCCGAGGTCGTCGCCCCACCGGAGCTCGGCCTCGGCGACGCCCCCATGCTTCGGGTGAGCGTGTTCCTCTCGGTGTTCGACGTGCACGTCCAGCGCGTGCCCGCGTCCGGCGAGGTGCTGCGCAAGATCTACCACCCCGGCAAGTTCCTCTCCGCGGACCTGGACAAGGCCAGCGAGGAGAACGAGCGCAACACGGTGCTGCTGCGCACCGAGGACGGCCACCAGCTGGTCGTCGTGCAGATCGCGGGCCTGGTGGCCCGGCGGATCGTGTGCCACATCGACGAGGGCGACAAGGTCGCGGCCGGCGCCACGTACGGGCTGATCCGGTTCGGTTCCCGAGTGGACACCTACGTGCCGATCGGCAGCCGTGTGCTTGTCGAGCCCGGCCAGCGGACGATCGGTGGCGAGACCGTCATCGCCGAACTGGGAGGCTGA
- the glp gene encoding gephyrin-like molybdotransferase Glp: protein MPNTATRLRSVDSYRATIHALVADLPIERLPVADCLGLVLAEDVTAPIALPPFDNSAMDGYAVRSVDVVGASEENPVELPVSEDIPAGRTDVVPLLPGTAHRIMTGAPVPPGADSVVQVELTDSGVQQVRIFSPVNVGTHLRRTGEDVREGDTVLTKGTVLAPPQLGFLAALGLSHLPVRRRPRVLILSTGTELVQPGTPLVAGQIYESNSVHLAAAVQEIGGVAHVLRSVPDDVNALYEALKPHLDDHDLLITTGGVSAGAYEVVKDALAGEGVEFLKVAVQPGGPQGFGTYMGLPVVTLPGNPVSAALSFELFVRPALLRAMGRPDTDRARVRAKASSEMKSPAGRKQYRRGFYDAGSVQAVPVGGPGSHLLMAFAQANCLIEIPEDVTVVAEGADVELLMLTR from the coding sequence GTGCCGAACACAGCTACCAGACTCCGCAGCGTCGATTCATACCGTGCGACCATCCACGCACTGGTGGCCGACCTGCCGATCGAGCGACTTCCGGTGGCGGACTGCCTCGGGCTCGTGCTCGCCGAGGATGTGACGGCACCCATCGCGTTGCCGCCGTTCGACAACTCCGCCATGGACGGGTACGCCGTGCGCTCCGTCGACGTCGTCGGCGCCAGCGAGGAGAACCCCGTCGAGCTGCCGGTGTCCGAGGACATCCCGGCCGGACGGACCGACGTCGTGCCGCTGCTGCCCGGCACCGCGCACCGGATCATGACCGGCGCGCCGGTGCCGCCCGGCGCGGACTCGGTTGTCCAGGTGGAGCTGACGGACTCGGGTGTGCAGCAGGTGCGCATCTTCTCGCCTGTCAACGTCGGCACGCATCTCCGCCGGACGGGCGAGGACGTACGCGAGGGCGACACGGTCCTGACCAAGGGAACCGTCCTCGCGCCACCTCAGCTCGGGTTCCTGGCCGCGCTCGGGTTGTCCCACCTGCCCGTGCGCCGTCGACCGCGTGTGCTGATCCTGTCCACCGGCACGGAGCTGGTGCAGCCGGGGACGCCGCTGGTCGCGGGGCAGATCTACGAGTCCAACAGCGTGCACCTGGCCGCCGCCGTGCAGGAGATCGGTGGCGTCGCCCATGTCCTGCGGTCAGTCCCCGACGACGTGAACGCCCTGTACGAGGCGCTCAAGCCGCATCTGGACGACCATGACCTGCTCATCACCACCGGTGGCGTGAGCGCGGGTGCGTACGAGGTGGTCAAGGACGCTCTGGCCGGTGAGGGCGTCGAGTTCCTCAAGGTCGCCGTGCAGCCTGGTGGGCCGCAGGGATTCGGCACGTACATGGGGTTGCCCGTTGTCACACTGCCCGGCAACCCGGTCAGTGCGGCGCTGTCGTTCGAGCTGTTCGTACGGCCCGCGTTGTTGCGGGCGATGGGGCGTCCGGACACCGACCGGGCACGGGTGCGCGCGAAGGCCAGCAGCGAGATGAAGTCCCCGGCAGGCAGGAAGCAGTACCGCCGCGGCTTCTACGACGCGGGGTCCGTGCAGGCTGTGCCGGTCGGTGGCCCCGGCTCGCACCTGCTGATGGCGTTCGCGCAGGCCAACTGCCTGATCGAGATCCCGGAGGACGTCACGGTGGTGGCGGAGGGCGCGGATGTCGAACTGCTCATGCTCACCCGGTGA
- a CDS encoding AIM24 family protein, giving the protein MTCETLDATQADLRRGTLQVRTRHTPAYGVARLLLAPSEAIQADYDLMLSASYGVQIDVRPKGGARGKRAHPTLFTAPPEGGWVDVAPALPGEVYTLELEGITGWCVTRGVSLAASSTIRYDSAWQAFRPMFGAETGFLDHVSGQGSVVLASCGALDVVNLEPGAAITVTPACLVAYTEGTQTRLRAASQSVPQSMRTGEGLLLDFAGPGQVLTQTRKPQSMIAALSS; this is encoded by the coding sequence GTGACGTGCGAGACTCTCGACGCGACGCAGGCTGATCTTCGGAGGGGAACGTTGCAGGTCCGGACCCGACACACCCCTGCGTACGGCGTGGCCAGGCTGCTGCTCGCGCCGAGCGAGGCGATCCAGGCCGACTACGACCTGATGCTCTCGGCGAGCTACGGCGTGCAGATCGACGTGCGGCCCAAGGGCGGTGCGCGAGGCAAGCGCGCGCACCCGACGCTGTTCACCGCGCCGCCGGAAGGCGGGTGGGTCGACGTGGCCCCGGCGTTGCCCGGCGAGGTGTACACGCTCGAACTGGAGGGCATCACGGGCTGGTGCGTGACTCGGGGCGTCTCACTGGCCGCGTCGAGCACGATCCGGTACGACTCGGCCTGGCAGGCCTTCCGGCCGATGTTCGGCGCCGAGACGGGCTTCCTCGACCACGTGTCCGGCCAGGGCTCCGTGGTGCTCGCCTCGTGCGGCGCGCTCGACGTGGTCAACCTGGAGCCGGGTGCCGCGATCACCGTCACACCGGCCTGTCTCGTGGCCTACACCGAGGGCACCCAGACCCGGTTGCGCGCGGCCAGCCAGTCGGTGCCGCAGTCGATGCGCACCGGCGAGGGGCTGCTGCTCGACTTCGCCGGCCCGGGCCAGGTGCTCACCCAGACGCGCAAACCCCAGAGCATGATCGCGGCCCTGAGCTCCTGA